GTTTGCTATGCTAAAAATTCATATTCGTTAGCCGATAATCTTATGACGGCTAACGAAATATTAAACAAATCAATTAATAAAGAAGCCAATTGCCATGTACAAATTTGTGACTTCAACAGTACTATCATTATTCGCAGCAAGCAGTTTCGCTTGCCAATCTGACAACATTCAGTTGCTTAACAACTTTTCAAATGCAACGTCTGCATCATTAATGCAGAATTGTGAAATCGACGAAAGCAACAACCAAATTAACGTCAAACTACTGCCTGAAAACAAACCGATTAATAATAGCCCTTGGTACGCTTTTCAACTTGTTAGCAAAGAGCCAAGAACAGTAACTCTGACCTTAACCGTTAACGATGGTGATCATCGTTACCTACCGAAAGTCAGTAGAGATGGTAAAAACTGGCAGCAAGTCGACTACAAAATTGTTGAAGACAAAATGCACGTTGAGCTAGCCATTGATACAAAAACTACGTGGATCGCCGGACAAGAGCTGATCACCAATAAAGACTACATTGATTGGGGTAAGAAGCTAAGCGAGTTTGAATTTATTGATCACAATGTGATTGGTCGCTCAGTAAACGGTAAACCAATTTACCAAGTCATCACCAATCAACCGAGCGTAAAACAGTGGTTGGTTGTGCTTGGTCGCCAACACCCACCTGAAGTAACTGGTGCCATTGCACTATTCCCGTTTGTCGACACACTATTAGGTAATAGCGAATTAGCACGCTATTTTCGCCAAAACTACAATATCGTTGTTGTGCCAAACATGAACCCAGATGGTGTAGAACTCGGTTACTGGCGTCATAACGCTAACGGTGTTGATTTAAACCGTGACTGGAACAAATTCAAGCAACCAGAAGTTATTGCGGTTGATAAGTTGCTAACCGACTTAGTAGCGAAAGGTCATAAAATTTCAATGGCGGTTGATTTCCACTCTACCCACAAAGACATTTTTTACACCATGCCTAACGACTATGGCGTACAACAACGCTATTTGGTTAATAACTGGTTGAACAAACTTGATAAACAGTATCCAGAGTTTAACGTTATCCAAAAACCAGGTAACAACCCGCAAATGGGTGTATTCAAACAGTATGTTGCTGACAAGTTCGACGTTCACGCTATCACGTACGAGATGGGCGATAACACTGACCGCAAATTCATTCACAAACTGGCCAAAGATGCAGCAAATACCTTAATGCAAACGATGCTTAAGGATAACGACCAGCTACGTTAATTGATGCTGAATGAAATGAATCTTTAGTGACTACTGCAATGGTAATTATTAAAGCTGTAGCACAATTAACTTATCTCAGCGGCGTCAGATGAAAAAATCTCGTTTGATGCCGCACAGCACCTACGAATCAAACATCAGCGAAAACGATAAACTACAACGATAAGCTACAAAAAATGGCAAAACATAACTTCAAAAAGCTAACCAGTGCTATGGCATTAGCACTTGCGGCAATCACATCAGGCTGTTCGAACCAAGTATCACCGCAAGTTGATACCCTAATCATTAATGGCGACGTTTATTTAGGTGATGGCAGCGGCGCGCAATCACTCGATATTGGTATCTGTCAGCAAGTTATCTGTGCTATATCGCCTAGTGGTAGTCAGCAATATCAGGCAACGCGCATAATTGATGCGAGTGGTCATGTTGTTAGCCCTGGTTTTATTGACCCTCATACACATACGCTCGCCGAGCTTGAAAGCCAAGACAAAAACGCCAATGTTAATTACCTAATGCAAGGGGTGACAACTGTCATTAATGGCAATGATGGTGGCAGCCCAATTGATATTGCTAAAACTGCAAAAACATTAGAGACAAACGGTATCGGCACAAATGTCGCTTTTTTCATAGGCCACAATAGCGTTCGTACCGCCGTTATGGGTCGCGAAAACCGTTATTCTTCAGACCAAGAAATTGCGCAAATGGTCGGCATTGTCGACAAAGCAATGCAAGACGGTGCGCTTGGCTTGTCGTCAGGCTTATATTACGTACCTGGCAGCTATGCAAAAACAGAAGAAGTGATTGCTTTGGCTAAAGCGGCCTCGGCCTATGGTGGCATTTATGACACGCATTTAAGAGATGAAAGCACCTTTAACATTGGCTTTGCAAATGCAGTTGATGAAGCGATTAACATTGCCAAAGATGCTGATATTCATTTGCACATTGCCCATATCAAAGCCTTGGGAGTGGATGTTTGGGGTGAAAGCACCCCCGTTATCAAGCAAATTGAACAAGCTCAGCAGCAAGGTGTCAGTATTAGTGCAGACCAATACCCTTGGCTAGCGTCAGGCACGAATATTCGCAGTGCTATTATGCCTAAGTGGGCATTGGCTGGTAATCAAATCGCCTTCTTTCATCGCCTAAAAGATAAAGATTTATTACCGCGTATTCGCACAGAAATTGCCGAAAATATTCGCCGTCGTGGTGGTGCCAATGCCCTACTTATCACAGAGTTTCACAGTAGACCTAATTTAGTAGGTAAAACACTCGAAGAAATTGCCAGCGAAAAAGGTAAAACACCTGTTGATACCGCCATTGATTTGGTACAACTTGGCCGCATTCGAGTAGCTTCTTTTAATATGTCGCCAAACGATTTGAATAAATTTGTTGTTCAACCATGGGTTGTTACCTCTTCTGATGGCACCAATGGTCACCCAAGAAAATATGGTAGCTTTCCTAAAAAGTATCAAGATATGGTGATTGATAAAAAACTCTTATCAATTGAAGACTTTATCATCAAAAGTGCAAGCCAAACCGCAGACATTTTAGGACTAAAAGATCGCGGTAAGTTAGAAAAAGGCTTAGCGGCAGATATTATTGTCTGGGACGCGAATACGTTCAAAAGCAATGCAACCTTCCAAAAATGGAATGTTTTAGCCTCTGGCGTTGATACGGTATTAGTCAATGGGCAAGTTGTCGTGGAAAATGGTGAGTACAACCAAAAACTAGCAGGTCAATACGTTAGAAAATCGGCAAATTGATATACGTGTTGTTATGCATTATTGGGCTTTAGGCTGACGCATTAGCAAGACTTAGTGAACGAAATAAAAAAAGGCAGGCTATCATATTGATAACCTGCCTTTTTATTGGGAGTCTAATTATAAATTCACGTAGCCAGTAAATGTCTTATTCAGCGAGCATTACTTTAAATAGCTTAAAATTCTAGCGACTAGTTATAGCCCAACACATATTCCTGTGCTTGCCCGCCAAGAAACTGTACCTGATACTTGCGTGTTAAATCTTGTTTAACGACTTTAGACTTAGCAGATACTACCTTAGGTAGTTGCTGTAAAGTTTCATTAATTTGATTAACAATAGTTTCTACACCAGTGTTGTTGGTTGACGGTTGTTGTTGAGCCATGATATTTCCTGCCGTATGCGCTTAGTTCAAGTGTAATATGCAATAAATCTGCAACATTTAAAATGCACATAAATTAGCCAAACCATAACGTAAAGTTATGGCTACAAATTTAATTACACTGATTTACGCTAAAGATTGACAACCCGTTATCCAGGTAGATTTATAGTACTCAGCTAAATAACGAACTTACCCTACTATTGTGTTAAAGTACGGCAATAACTAAAAAGCCGATGCCCAACCGCGAATTCTTTCGCCAAATCAAAAGACAACGGCGAATAACTAAACAAAAACGATATTAACTATATGAATAACCAGCCGACCATTCTATGGTACGACTTTGAAAGTTGGGGCATTAGCCCAAAGTACGACAAACTATCCCAATTTGCAGGTATCCGCACCGATTTTGACTTGAACATAGTCGGTGAGCCAATCATGTTCTATTGCCAACCTCCTGCAGATTACCTACCGAACCCCGAAGCTGCATTAGTCACCGGAATTACGCCTCAAAAAGCGATGTCTGAAGGGCTACCTGAAGCTGAATTCGCTGATCGCATTCACGCCCTATTCTCAGCACCAAATACCTGTGTAGCTGGCTATAACAATATTCGCTTCGACGATGAAATGACCCGCTATCTGCTCTATCGTAATTTTTACGACCCTTATGCTCGTGAGTGGCAAAATGGTAACAGTCGCTGGGATATCATTGATATGGTTCGCGCTTGTTATGCATTGCGTCCAGAGGGCATTGAATGGCCCAAAGTTACAGACGAAGAAACAGGAGAAGAGCGCGTCAGCTTTCGCTTAGAACTATTAACCGCCGCTAATGGTATCAGTCATGAAGCTGCACATGACGCAATGAGCGACGTATACGCCACAATTGCCATGGCCAAGCTTATTAAAGAAAAACAGCCTAAGCTATACCACTTTTTGTTTGGTCTGCGTAATAAAAAACAAGTGGCCGAGCTGATTGATGTGTATAACATGACCCCAGTTGTACACACCTCAAGCAAGATTTCATCACAGCACGGTTGTACTAGCTGGTTTGCCCCATTGGCTTACCACCCAACCAATAAAAATGCGATTATTGCAATAGATTTAGCGCGTGATCCACAGCCACTATTTGACTTAAGTGCTCAGCAGATCAAAGAAAGACTGTATACACGCTATAGTGATTTAGCTGAAGACGAACTGCCGATCCCGCTTAAACTGATTCACATCAACAAATGTCCTGTGATAGCGCCAGCGAAAACACTCTTGCCGGAAAATGCAGCGCGATTAGCCATACCACGCGAGCAGTGCTTAGCGAACCTAAGCAAGTTAAAAGAACACCGCGAGATAATCGATAAGCTTAATGATGTTTTTGCGCCCGACTATGATGAAAGTGAACAAATAGATGCGGAACACGCGTTATATGGCGGTGCTTTTTTCTCTGAAGCCGATAAAGCGCAGATGGCAGTTTTACATGGCCTCACACCTGAGCAACTGGCTCAGCATCAATTTGAATTTCAAGATGAGCGTTTGCCCGTTATGCTGTTTCGCTATCGCGCGAGAAACTACCCATACACGCTTTCAGCAGCGGAAAAACAAAAGTGGCAGCAATACTGCCAAGACAAAATTCAATTTGGTGGTAAAGGCATACTCAGTGCCGATGAATTTATGATCCGGTTAGAAAACTTAGCGCATGAGCACGAAGACAACGCTGGAAAGATGTCAGTGTTAAAAGCACTTTATCAATATTTACAGCAGTAAACTTGGTAAACAATAGCGGGTTTTAACTTATTTTCATTAGATTCCCTCTATATATGTATTAAAAGTGATAGCTGAGTATGATGAGTAATCGCTCAGCTATTTTCTCCTCTATTTACGATATCATTCCACTTGCTTAATTTTGCCGTTTTCAGCGAGTAGATTTTCAATAGCATGCCTTCTTATGGCGTTAAAGCATCGTTATTTTTTATAACGCGATATCAAACTCGATGTATCCCAACGATTACCACCAACCCGTTGAATTTCTTTATAAAAACCATCAACCATTTTGGTCATTGGCAATTGTGTGCCATTTTTCTTTGCTTCAGCAAAAGCGATTGATAAATCTTTACGCATCCAATCAACCGCAAAGCCAAAATCGTATTCGCCCGCAAACATCGTTTTGTAGCGATTTTCCATTTGCCATGAGCCTGCAGCTCCTTTTGAAATAGTCTCAACCAGCAAGTCTGGATCTAAGCCAGCATTTTCAGCAAAAGTGAAAGCTTCAGCAAGCCCCTGAACAACACCAGCGATACAAATTTGATTAACCATTTTCGCTAGCTGTCCACTTCCTACTTCACCCATTAATTGCGTGAACCGTGAGTATGTAGCCATAAAAGGCTTCGCTGTTTGATAAGTTGCCTGATCGCCCCCTAACATCACAGTCAACACACCATTGTCTGCGCCAGCTTGACCACCTGAGACAGGTGCATCTAGAAAGCCTACATCTTGCGTTTGCGCTTGCTGCGCTAATTCTCTAGCTAGCTCTGCTGATGCGGTTGTATGATCAACTAAAATTGAGCCCGCTGACATGCCAGCTAAAGCACCATCATCACCTAAACAAACTGAGCGAACATCATCATCGTTTCCAACACACGTTAAAACAATGTCACAGCCAGTTGCTGCTTGTTTAGGCGTCGTAAAGCATGCTCCGCCAAATTCCTTAACCCACTGCTCAGCTTTGGAATGAGTACGGTTGTATACATTTACTTGATGGCCTGCTTTTGCTAAGTGACCAGCCATCGGATACCCCATAACCCCTAAGCCAATAAATGCTACATTTGCCATGCTCTCTCCTAATTAAAAATGATCAAACTAATATCAAACGCTAACAATCAATTATCGATAACTACGTTTGCTATGTCAGTGTTATATCAACCAGTATATTACTGAAAATTAAGCCGTATTAGTATCAATCTATTCAATAAATACGGGTGAACTCAAAGGGTACAACTCACCAAAAATAAATTTATTTTTTTAACCATACAAAGTGAACTTTATTATTTATATTGCGTACAACTTAATCATGCACAACAATGTTAACAAGTTACTACTTTTAAAAAGGAAATAATATGTCGTCTTCTGTATATGACTACAACGCCCAAGACTATCGTGGTGAAAACGTATCGCTTAAAACATATGAAGGTAAGGTTCTACTGATTGTAAACACGGCAAGTGCTTGTGGATTTACGCCACAGTATGAAGGTTTGCAAGATCTTTACGAAAAATATAAAGATGAGGGTTTAGAAATTCTGGCATTCCCTTGTAATCAATTTAAAGAGCAAGAAAAAGGCAGTAACGAAGAGATAAAATCATTCTGCGATTTACACTTTAATATTCAGTTTCCTTTGTTTGCCAAAATTGATGTCAATGGCGACAACGCTCACCCACTTTACAAGCATCTAAAGCAAGAGGCTCCTGGTATTTTAGGTAGCCAAGGTATCAAATGGAATTTCACGAAATTTTTAGTTGGCCGCGATGGCAAAGTTATTCAGCGTTATTCAACCATGACTAAACCCAAAGCCATAGAGCCAGCGATAAAGGCCCTGCTTTAGTCTGCAGACGAAAAAAGTAATGAGTGACAACTTAAAACTAGAAAAACAGCTTTGTTTTCGGCTGTACAGCTTGAATAAAACCATCACTAAGCTCTACAGCCCATTGCTAAAAGCACTGGGGCTTACCTATCCGCAGTATTTAGTGATGTTGGTAATGTGGCAAGCCAAGCAAAGTGTGCCAATTAAAACGCTTTGTCAGCAACTAGAACTAGACACGGGAACTTTGTCGCCCTTGTTAAAGCGAATGGAACAAGCCAACCTGCTTGTTAGAACGCGAAGTGAACAAGATGAGCGCTCCGTGCACATTAACCTCACCAAAAAGGGTAAGCAGCTAAAACAACAAGCCGCGCAAATACCAGAAACTATGTTTTCACTAACTGGCTTGTCGATAGAAGAAGTGGTGAATTTACAACAAACGCTCGACAAGGCGTTAAACAACACAAAAGCACAGCTAGGTTAATACTTGCAATAAATGCGTAAAGCACCTAGCGCACTTTTGTATGTTTCATTTGCCAATAACAATCAAAAGCTAAACCAGTAGAACTAAGCCAGTAACGCTAAGCAGCAAAAAGTGTATCGTGAAGTTGTTCAACAACCGTATTTGCGTCTTGCTCTGGCACTAAAAAGCATAAGTTGTTTGAACTTGCACCGTGACAAATCATACGAATATTAAAGTCGTTAATTTTGTCAAACACACTGCTACCCAGTCCTTTAGTTGCATGAAGGTTGTTGCCAATTACCGCAACAAGTGACAAGCCGTGCTCAACAGACACTTCACAAAGTTGTTCCAGTTCCGCTAACACCGAATTGTTGATCAGCGATTGTGTGCTGCCCGTTGGGTTATCGAATGTCAACGCAACACTAATCTCACTGGTTGTGATCAAATCAACACTGAGCTCATGCTTGGCTAAAATTGCAAACACCTTAGCTAAGAAACCACTGGCATGTAACATCGCAGGGCTTTTTACCGTCACTAAGGTTTGCTCTCGGCGCAATGCAATAGAGCGATATGTAGGTGATGAAGAAACACTTTGCTGAATAAAAGTACCACCTTGCTCTGGCTCTTTGCTCGAACCAACAAATACCGGAATATTTTGTCGCATGGCAGGAATAAGCGTTGCTGGATGCAGAATTTTGGCACCAAAGGTAGCCATTTCAGCCGCTTCGCCAAAACTGATTTCAGGAATAGCGCGGGCTTGATCAGTAATGCGCGGATCCGTTGTAAAAATCCCGACCACGTCAGTCCAAATACTGAGGTTAGTGGCATCAAGTGCTTCAGCAATCAATGCTGCACTGTAATCAGAGCCGCCACGGCCAAGCGTCGTGGTATGACCTAACCCATCTTGACCAATAAAGCCTTGCGTAACAATCACACTATTTTTTGTAAGTGGCGCTAAATGTTCAATAGCGTTTATTTTAAGCGCTTCAATATCTACAACAGCTTGCCCATACAAACTGTTAGTTTTCATGACTTGGCGAATATCAAAACATTTGGCGTTGACACCAAGCTCATTAAGCATTTGGGTAAATAAAGCTGAACTCAGCTGCTCGCCAAAAGACAAAATCTCATCAGCATTTTTGACACTGTGCTGTTGCGCCTGAATTTCAGCTATTTCACCAAGCTGCGAAAGCTTTTCATCGACAAAGTCACCAAGGTTATGGTCGCCCGTAAAGGCTTCAATA
The nucleotide sequence above comes from Thalassotalea euphylliae. Encoded proteins:
- a CDS encoding M14 family metallopeptidase, whose amino-acid sequence is MYKFVTSTVLSLFAASSFACQSDNIQLLNNFSNATSASLMQNCEIDESNNQINVKLLPENKPINNSPWYAFQLVSKEPRTVTLTLTVNDGDHRYLPKVSRDGKNWQQVDYKIVEDKMHVELAIDTKTTWIAGQELITNKDYIDWGKKLSEFEFIDHNVIGRSVNGKPIYQVITNQPSVKQWLVVLGRQHPPEVTGAIALFPFVDTLLGNSELARYFRQNYNIVVVPNMNPDGVELGYWRHNANGVDLNRDWNKFKQPEVIAVDKLLTDLVAKGHKISMAVDFHSTHKDIFYTMPNDYGVQQRYLVNNWLNKLDKQYPEFNVIQKPGNNPQMGVFKQYVADKFDVHAITYEMGDNTDRKFIHKLAKDAANTLMQTMLKDNDQLR
- a CDS encoding N-acyl-D-amino-acid deacylase family protein encodes the protein MAKHNFKKLTSAMALALAAITSGCSNQVSPQVDTLIINGDVYLGDGSGAQSLDIGICQQVICAISPSGSQQYQATRIIDASGHVVSPGFIDPHTHTLAELESQDKNANVNYLMQGVTTVINGNDGGSPIDIAKTAKTLETNGIGTNVAFFIGHNSVRTAVMGRENRYSSDQEIAQMVGIVDKAMQDGALGLSSGLYYVPGSYAKTEEVIALAKAASAYGGIYDTHLRDESTFNIGFANAVDEAINIAKDADIHLHIAHIKALGVDVWGESTPVIKQIEQAQQQGVSISADQYPWLASGTNIRSAIMPKWALAGNQIAFFHRLKDKDLLPRIRTEIAENIRRRGGANALLITEFHSRPNLVGKTLEEIASEKGKTPVDTAIDLVQLGRIRVASFNMSPNDLNKFVVQPWVVTSSDGTNGHPRKYGSFPKKYQDMVIDKKLLSIEDFIIKSASQTADILGLKDRGKLEKGLAADIIVWDANTFKSNATFQKWNVLASGVDTVLVNGQVVVENGEYNQKLAGQYVRKSAN
- the sbcB gene encoding exodeoxyribonuclease I, producing MNNQPTILWYDFESWGISPKYDKLSQFAGIRTDFDLNIVGEPIMFYCQPPADYLPNPEAALVTGITPQKAMSEGLPEAEFADRIHALFSAPNTCVAGYNNIRFDDEMTRYLLYRNFYDPYAREWQNGNSRWDIIDMVRACYALRPEGIEWPKVTDEETGEERVSFRLELLTAANGISHEAAHDAMSDVYATIAMAKLIKEKQPKLYHFLFGLRNKKQVAELIDVYNMTPVVHTSSKISSQHGCTSWFAPLAYHPTNKNAIIAIDLARDPQPLFDLSAQQIKERLYTRYSDLAEDELPIPLKLIHINKCPVIAPAKTLLPENAARLAIPREQCLANLSKLKEHREIIDKLNDVFAPDYDESEQIDAEHALYGGAFFSEADKAQMAVLHGLTPEQLAQHQFEFQDERLPVMLFRYRARNYPYTLSAAEKQKWQQYCQDKIQFGGKGILSADEFMIRLENLAHEHEDNAGKMSVLKALYQYLQQ
- a CDS encoding NAD(P)-dependent oxidoreductase, encoding MANVAFIGLGVMGYPMAGHLAKAGHQVNVYNRTHSKAEQWVKEFGGACFTTPKQAATGCDIVLTCVGNDDDVRSVCLGDDGALAGMSAGSILVDHTTASAELARELAQQAQTQDVGFLDAPVSGGQAGADNGVLTVMLGGDQATYQTAKPFMATYSRFTQLMGEVGSGQLAKMVNQICIAGVVQGLAEAFTFAENAGLDPDLLVETISKGAAGSWQMENRYKTMFAGEYDFGFAVDWMRKDLSIAFAEAKKNGTQLPMTKMVDGFYKEIQRVGGNRWDTSSLISRYKK
- a CDS encoding glutathione peroxidase, with product MSSSVYDYNAQDYRGENVSLKTYEGKVLLIVNTASACGFTPQYEGLQDLYEKYKDEGLEILAFPCNQFKEQEKGSNEEIKSFCDLHFNIQFPLFAKIDVNGDNAHPLYKHLKQEAPGILGSQGIKWNFTKFLVGRDGKVIQRYSTMTKPKAIEPAIKALL
- a CDS encoding MarR family winged helix-turn-helix transcriptional regulator, producing the protein MSDNLKLEKQLCFRLYSLNKTITKLYSPLLKALGLTYPQYLVMLVMWQAKQSVPIKTLCQQLELDTGTLSPLLKRMEQANLLVRTRSEQDERSVHINLTKKGKQLKQQAAQIPETMFSLTGLSIEEVVNLQQTLDKALNNTKAQLG
- the lysC gene encoding lysine-sensitive aspartokinase 3, producing the protein MSNFTVAKFGGTSVANHQAMERCATIIKNDLANRVVVVSASAGVTNHLVRLGQENVPATERNEIIASIREIQFNIIEAFTGDHNLGDFVDEKLSQLGEIAEIQAQQHSVKNADEILSFGEQLSSALFTQMLNELGVNAKCFDIRQVMKTNSLYGQAVVDIEALKINAIEHLAPLTKNSVIVTQGFIGQDGLGHTTTLGRGGSDYSAALIAEALDATNLSIWTDVVGIFTTDPRITDQARAIPEISFGEAAEMATFGAKILHPATLIPAMRQNIPVFVGSSKEPEQGGTFIQQSVSSSPTYRSIALRREQTLVTVKSPAMLHASGFLAKVFAILAKHELSVDLITTSEISVALTFDNPTGSTQSLINNSVLAELEQLCEVSVEHGLSLVAVIGNNLHATKGLGSSVFDKINDFNIRMICHGASSNNLCFLVPEQDANTVVEQLHDTLFAA